Part of the Lycium ferocissimum isolate CSIRO_LF1 chromosome 6, AGI_CSIRO_Lferr_CH_V1, whole genome shotgun sequence genome, GTACTCGTTTTAGGCTCTTACCAATTTGAAGTAATTTGCCCAGCGTAAAGTTCATTAAAGAGGAAGTAGTGCCGGCTGAAGGGCAAGGCAGCCAAAGCAATGGTCCCATTTTCAATAATAATAggtttatgaattttttttttttttaaattactccctctgtcctaaTGTATGCGATACTTTTTCCTTCtcgaaattcaaattgcatgaattttgaccaacattttaagatgtatttttcaCAAAATGATGTGAAAAAGTtataacttatagtacttttcatgtaattttcaaatatataaattataatcttaaaatattaaattaatctaattaaagtcaaattgactctcgaaaagtgaaaaggatcacataaattgggatgaagAGAGTAGtatttaaaagtaaaaagatattattataattaaaaaggggaagaaaaacTAATATATTTGTTACCAATGTTGATTGCACCGGTTAGAAAAATAgacttcataaatataagaagtTTTTTCAAACGAAAAGTTAGGGCCTCTCATCTAGATTTGGCTTTGGCCTCACCGGACGTTGAGCCGGCGTGAGAGAAAATACTCCCTATCAagatgttttttatttttacggCTCGAAGTCTAATACAGAAGGAATCGTATTCATTGTACCACAACCTTTATGGTGGATTATAGTAATCGTGTGACTGAAAGTCGAGAATATTTGGATACAATCTTTGCAGGAATACAAAATAAAACTGTGTACATTATCGAAAATCTAGTGCGCTGAACTATTTTCTTTTCAACCTTTTTATGTCAAGCTGGCCACAGCTGCATATCCAAAGATTTATTCATCATACAAATACAAAAACTAggctaaaaagaaaaagacaacaGAATAAAATTGTGCAATAACTTGTTggtatcaaaaaaagaaaaataaaaaaacatgatTGTTGGGCTTTTTATTCTCCACCTAGTTTTTGGTACCTACTCCCTAACAAAGTCGATTTCATATCCAGAACTTAAACTAAGACTTTTGGTTAAGGATGAAGGAACAATTACCATTTTATCACGACCCTCTCATTGGCCATGGTTGTTAGGTTACTTTACCTATTGCTTATGATTTGAGGTCTTTTGGTTGTTTCTACATGAAGACTTCTTATCTCTTTGCTTATACTTTGTTTATATTTTTGACCAAAGGAAAATGAATGATGCCCGTGATTGAAAGTTTTATATCTTTTTAAGAAAGCTaacattttctttaattttggaTACATGCTATTTAAATTCAATAGAGCCTTTTGAAAgttcaaattattaaaattttattttataaaaggaAAGAATACCAAATTTTCAAACAGAGAAGCACATGTTTCTTTGACTTCTTTTCTCTTTAATCTAAAACACATTTATGGTCctcctttttatctttttgctATCCTCTTTTGGTTGGCTCTAATTTGGAAACATTTTTTTAACCCTAGCTTATAGTTAGTACTCTTTTGTCCAACCTATTGGTCCTTTTAGGCTTTTTGGAAATATTCGATTAATGTCATTTGATGCCCTGTCTTCCAATGTAATGACCTCATAATATATCTTTAAATTCTTACTCACCAGTCCCCAaccccagaaaaaaaaaaaaaaaaaaaaagagaaacacCTAAGTTTTAAATTCATGTGCATATAAACCCATTACTTTCCCTTTTGATGGCAATATCTCTAGTTATGTAGTGTTTTTCCAGTTAACTAACgaaagaatttaatttatatacacCAATGTAGAGAAATTTGACGCTATCAGTTAATCTCTACCCATCGTAACATAAATTGTATTATTTCAAGATtacaaatttcaattttttattgaaaattgCCTATATAAACATCTCTTGAGTAACTTAATAGCGTAAAAGAATTATAGTACCATTGTATATAAGTTATAATGAAATAGCAGTAACTCAACATAAATTATCACCAAAAGCAACCACTtcttcaaaacatttcttttcttttctttttctttattttatgctttcGGTATCCGGAATCATAAGGGAAATTAATTCGAGTTCGTGTCGTGTAGGATTTACTAAAAAGAGAAACACTTCATGTCAGGAATTTCTCCATTTTCGAGACTCGAATCCTAGACTTTTAAAGATAGAAGAATTTCATTCATCCCACCATACTTCTTGGTGATTAAACAAAAATACAAACTTCTTATTTTGTCTCAAGGAAGGACATGTCACATGGGTTGCTAAAAGATAATTGTCCTAAACTCAAGGTGAATTAGATTCCCTACACACTCATCTATAGAGTCAAAGAGTTTTAAAATAGCAGATTCAGATTTGGTTGGTCAGCACCACCTATTCACATTCTCATTCACTCACAAGCTTGCATAGTTAGTGCCATCAAAACTCAAAATTAGCCAAACAGGCTAAAAAACATATGAGACCGGGGTTCAATTCTAACCGGAGACAAAAAATTTGCAAGGTGACTTCTTTGTATTTGTCTTAGTCTTAGTCTTCGTCGATAGAGTTTTCCAATGCTTGTACGGATAGGTAATGCTGCTCGGACACTTAAAAATGTCAATGGTCGCGTCGgcctccaaaagtagtgtatttttgaaGGATTTGATACAACTGCGacaacatttttgaagagtccgagcaataTAATTGATAGGAGGAAGCAGATATCCAGGAGGACAATCAAAATACACAAACTGGCTCGAACACCACACCATTATCCTTTATAACAAAAAGTACCGTTACATGTGACCACCACATGCTTATCTATCATCCATGATGTGTTAATTCTATAATATATCTACTACTTCCTTTTCTTCTTGTGCACCTTGACACACAAGTCATGATTCACCACCTCTGAATTACAACTACTATACAACTCAATCCAAAGCAAGTTGATAGACGGCTAGAACTAGATGAATCTTCACTAATCATGTCACTCATTAAACTCATCTTAGTCtcaatattatacaaaataaaatataaaatagtagAATCTTTAAATATTTTCTATTGACATATAAAACTTTGACAAGACTAAAAGGTCTCCTAGAACATGTAGGACCCAAAGTAAATGTACTGACATGACCAAGACTTAATCCAAACTACTTAGCATCATCTTACATAGATCACACATAAAGCTAAAATAAATGGTGACACTATAATTAAACACATGCAATGGAAAATGAAAAGTTTAGAACATAGAATCTAGTACTCTACAATTAAACACCAGTGCATTATTATGGTAGCTGGGATAAACTACCCTACCCAACTTCCACCCACCATAATTGTTAAGTTTGTTTATATTGACAACAACCCTATTCATTCTCTTCTCCACTAGCAATAAAAGCCTATCTAATTTCTTTATTGCTTAGGGTAAGTGAAAGCTCTCTCCCAATCTTTCCTCTTCTTTCCCTTATACATAATAGGGGCTTGTGGGGGCTGCATCATTTGTTAAATAGCAAACCAATATCACATGAAGACCctttcaacatcaataataaacAACAATTGTCCTATTCTCTAGAAAATCCAGTACACCATATTTTTCAATTGACTAGCTGCTAAGACAACAAGATTAAATTCAACCTTAGGCTCAGTGTTTACACTATCGTTTTCCTATTAAAATAAAGTTATCCATACATTGACCAATTAATTAATGACCAAAACATTGAGACAACAAACATAACTTAATGACATCAATGAATACCTCAATAGCCATCCtcattttaagcaaataatattttataatgaAAGAAactatcaacatcaataaaatatacTAACATTGATAATAAACAACTCCACTAAACTTCATTAAAGAGAGAGAAACACTCAATGGATATATGTATTATACTTCACTCTGAAACTAGTACTTCATCCAAGTTTTTTGCTACTTAATTAGAAAAAAGAATCACATTTTTTCATTACTGAAAAAGTAAACACTAACACTACTTCAAGGGCACAAATCCCATCATCAAGTAGCAAAAGATTACCTGGAAATAGCTGTCCTTGAAACAATTATAAACAAATCAAATCTAAGAACAGATATTCCTTCTCCCCTTTCAGACTCACagaaaaacaaatcaaagaCCAAAAAAAGATCTAATTTGACTTAACTTTTcatcccttcttttcttttatagaaAGAGAGATACTTTTTGATTTCTTGTGGGATTTAGTAATGGCATCCAAAGCAATTACAGGTTTTGGGAGTGAAAGAACAGGTACCAAAAGGCCTGTTTGGTATGTTGCAATTGATAGCATAGCAACAAGGAGTAGGCAAGCATACTGATCTTGCCCCACCACAGCAAGTGCAAAGTGCACAAATCTGAAAACTCCCAAGCTTCCTCCTTGTGTTATTCAGCATAATCATCATTTTTTCTGCCTTCCCTGGCTCAATTAGTGGCACCATTTCTGACCCTTTTCCCTGCATAAGCAAAATATAGTTCAATATTCaataaaaattcaatctttataGGCAGAATCTCAGACCCTTTGCCTACAGAAGTAGTTCAATATTCcataaaaattcaatctttataCGCACAATCTCAGACCCTTTTGCCTACAGAAGCAAAATATAGCTTAATATTCcataaaaattcaatctttataCGCACAATCTCTGACCCTTTTGCCTACAGAAGCAAAATATAGCTTAATATTCCATAAAAATTCAATCTTCATACGCACAATCTCTGACCCTTTTGCCTACAGAAGCAAAATATAGCTTAATATTCcataaaaattcaatctttataCGCACAATCTCTGACCCTTTTGCCTACAGAAGCAAAAtatagcttaacattccataaATATTCAATCTTTATAGGCACCATTTCAGACCCTTTTGCCTAAAGAAACAAAATACAACTCAATATTACATTAAAATTCAATCTTTATAGGCAACCATCACAGACCATTTTGGCTACAGAAGTAAAATATGGCTCAATATTCcataaaaattcaatctttataGGCACCCTTTTGCCTAGAGAAGCAAAATACATCACAATATTCcataaaaattcaatctttagaGTCACCATTTCAGACCCTTTTGCCTATAAGCAAAATATAGTTCAACattccataaaaatttcaatCTTTATAGTCACAATTTCACACCTTTTTGCCTACATAAGCAAAATATATCTAAACATTCCAtagaaattcaatctttatACCAAGAACTAAGATGGGATCTATCAAGAAACAGTATTAAGAGATAAAAGAACTTACTTGGGAAATTGGGGCACTATGAGAACTAATAAAtaacacaaaaaatagaaaGGGGAAAAGAACCCCACTAATAGTAGCAGacatctttattttcttcctttctttcttaacaAAACACAAAGATGAATATATCTTTGTTCAATATATTCTCACAATtttgaggaaagaaaaaaaaaatttactcaaGATTGTAACTTTAAGGTTGGTTCTTGATCTTTCTTCACATAAATAAAGTAGTTAGGAAGAAGAACAAGTGGGGTGTTGGATTAATGGCAATGAACAGTCAAGAAAGAGTTAAAATTAGGAGTAAGGGGTGTATGTTGTttgaaaatggaaaagaaaaaggcaaaaaggaaaatggagATTTTGGGGGAAGGAAGGAAAGTGAAATGAGTGGTTTAGTTGGGTCACAGTTAGCATTATAGTGTAAGTGGGAACTGGGAAGTCACAGGCATAGCAGTAACACACTAGGTGACTATGTGAGTGTAATTATGTGTGTCATTATTGGCCTCTATCagctattttgaaaaataagtttctcATGACAGGACAGATAAGTGATCTCCATTGGATAAATAGAAAAGTTTTCCTAAAGACAGTTAATTGCTTTTAAAAACACAATTAaccaaaatagaaaatttaaaactatGCAGAGATAAAATTCCACAAAAACTAATACGTAGAAGATTCTCTAATAGTAACATTCTTTTGAAAGGTAATTTAGACACAATAGAATCCAATAATTGTTTTCCAATTCAAAAGCAACAGTATTTTTGATTCTTTTGTAGTACTAATTTGTACTAACATGCCACCTTTGTATGGTCTCTAAACTCATTGTTTTTAgtgtttcttaaatttttctagTCTTTACATTCTTTGTTATTTGTCTATTTTTTACTAGCGTAAAAGaatcataaaactaaaaaaaattataaagggCCAAAAAATCATTTCTCCCCCTTAAAACGATCTTTTTTTCATAAAAGTTATCCATTCAGCATGGTCTCTTGCCACTCCTCATCCTTCCTTGCATTGAGCATCGTCCATCTTTAATTTGCCTCTAACGTCTCTTATGATTTAATACACGGACTCATTGTTCATATCTGCTCGCACTaataaaaaaacaacaatgCATATAATTGTTACCAACTAAAATAATTTATGATTAGCTTAGTTggaatggaaaataaaatatgtacACTCCATTTTAGAAAAAGATGAtaaaatggattaattttttttttctatcctTATTTAAAttccttttgttttatttggaaaatattcTCACATATAAAAAAACTACacgagaaagagaaaaaaattctaagATTTGAGCATTAACTAACAAGCAAGAAATTCGAGTAAATGAATCAAGAACTCTAATAAGTAAGTAGTTAAActataaatacaaaattttcGAACATTCAATTCTATTTGTCCCATTTTCCAAATAGTGAAAGCTTACATTTTTGAGACTTTGGCTTTTACCATTTTATTCTGTGTGggaaaaaaacaaatgaaactATGGCTAAGCTGTTATCATCACCGTTGATTTTGACTCAAGCTGTTAACTCAGTATTCACTTTTGTACGATTGGCtgagtttgttgtgttgttcttTGTTATAGCATATCTAATCTTCAATGATCTGGTTTGTTTCTCTTCCTTCCCTGTATTTACAGCttttttggatggttgttactgATGTTTTGTTAGTTTGGTGTCGTTaccttatttctttttctcgTTTTGtctttataattatttaataatcatattttatcctttatgTGTTAGTTTAACTGTGTGATATTATGTAACGAATGGAAACGATACGttattcatcaaaacaatacagtACGATACAATGCActacattatgaaacaatatgtaacaaaatgttctaatttttttcatgaCAATACTATCTCTTATGAATCTTCCAGTGAATTGTTTCAGaatttattattaatgtttattGCTAGAAAGTAGTAGCAGGATGAAAAGAAACCCCATGTTGCACCATCAGCAATCTTGCCGTTTACCCACATTAGTAATTCTATCAATCATAGTAACAATTGGGGAAAAACATCGTATAGTGTTAGTTTATTGACGGACTAATTGGATAATAGCAGAAAGAGTCAGCTTATGGATAAAGCTTTTCCGTtatatactatttttttttttttataatggtGGTGTTCGTGTCGACTTGCGCACACCTCGATTAATTACATGGCTGGTTACCTGCTAGGCTGCTATGTCTCACCTGCACAAGTACCGGGTAACTCCGTCTGTTAAGTCAAGTTGCGCGGACTCTTCATCTTTGATGCCGAACCCGTTTCAGCACGAGACTAGGATGGATGCGGGTGCGAGATACGTCTCGGATTTGGTCAACCAATTTCGGATATTTTGATCGGAGTCCATAGACAAATTTGGGGGGAAATTGAGATTTTGACTTctcaaaatgaaagataaaacaGATTTAACACATGGGAAATGGCATACCTTCAATATTATActtcctctgtttcaatttatgtgaacttatttccttattagtctgTGCTAAAAGgaatgacctctttctatatttggaaagaaTTTACTTTTATACAATGATtcatagccacacaaaatatatgtgactcatttaataccacaagtttaaaagtcttctattcttttttaaacttcgtgcccagttaaatgggttcacataaattgaaacagagggagtagttcTTTTGTCTCCTATTCTTTGCTTCATGTTTCAGGCCAAACGAGAGAAACCAAGAATTCAAGGGATTCTTTATAGCTCTacttttataattttgaattttcttaactgaatccccgcacccgtatccATACCTGAATCCACACtcccgaatcttaaaatttagattttgtcGAATCCGACCCTCGGATCCGTACCCGTATCGGATACCTGCACTCGAGTTCGATCAACTTAGCCATTAAGGCTTGGACAGataggaagaaatcacctaatgTTTTTACCTTTTGCTGAAATTTCAACCTTAGATCTCATTTCATTGACAACTAGCCACCCCTTAGGTGTAGGATTTCTCCTTTAAAGACTCCTAGGCACCCGTTTAGTTATAGATCCCAAGAATAATTATTAGTGTGATGCTCCAAAGCCTCGGTGGCTTGACCTAGTGTAAGAGTGCAATGCCTGATGTATGGATTAGCACATGTCGAGTTGGAACCTTATCATAGACAGAAGCATGATATTTAAGTGGAGAGGGGTAGAAGTGATGGTCTATTTATCCACTGAATTTTGAACTGTGTGTGAGCTAGTCTATCTACTGAATTTCAAACGATGCACGAGCTGACCCCAGGGATTTCTCgataattaaaaagaattaGTAGTGTAGTAGTCCAATAATTTAAGCAGTTTCCTGTCATGACCCAATGCAAGTTTTTAACTGTACAAAGTCAAGAATGGAAACATTTTCCTAGTTTCCACATTTGTAAGTCGTTGTTTTAAAATTACGTGGTGGTTCTAACTATTTACAGGGTTTGGAGCATGTCATCTTGCATTCTACTTAAGGGTTTTTTGAAACTTTTCGCAGTCCGTGTTCAAAATCTAGATCTTTTTGCTTCTCTTCCCTTCCCCCTTTTTGAGAGGATGACTGATTTTTGCGATCATCTTGTTTTATATACTTGCGACGTTCATTAGAAGTATCAGCTGAATGGCTCATTTCTCTTTCCTGAGGcagtatttctttctattttactGTAAAATGAGTATTGGATTATGTAAGACGCTTTAGTGCTTCAATACTGTTAAGCACATATGATCTAAAACTGAATAATGTAAAAGCAGTATACATTTTTATGGGTCAGTCATCAACCTACTACTTAGCATGTGAAGGTTCCTCAATTGTCTATATCTTGACATACATCAAATTGCAAAAAGACAGTAGATAACTAGTCCATATGATTGGTTCATAGAGTTCCCAAGTGAGCAAAAGAAAGAGAGTCTGAAATATAGGCCACGGAATCTGGTTCGAGTTCCCGCTTATTTGATCTTTTTGACCAAACTTATTAGATTGGATATGGACAATAGAGATAGAGCTGATACCGATTTGCATGGAACCTTATTTTTTGATTCCGTATAGGATGGAATTAGACATGAGTATTGTGTTTGAATCCAATAGATATGAATTGTTATTTCTAAAAGAAGACAAACGGTCAGAAGATATTTAGGATATTATCTAATGTTTTAAGGATTGTGTTTTCATGTATCTTAAATGCAATTAACAAATTTTAGCTACAAGGATATTTTACTGTCATTCAAAGTAAGAATATTTTCTGTCATTCAAAGTGATGACATCtgatattcttgttcttcatttcCTCTTTCGATTTGAAACGGCTTCTAAAAACTCTCTGATTTGCCCTTTCACCGCCAAAAAAAGACGTGATTATTAAAAGTAcaatcaaacctctctatagtgGTGTCGTTTGTCCAGATGTTTTTTGGCTACTGTAATGAGAtgttatagagaacatataatataacattatatgtAAGTCCGTTCCAGATACATTTTGGCCGTAAttgtgaaatgttgttatagagtcTATTTATGATACAGCTCTTTGACGGTAAGTGCCGCATTCTTTTTGGAAGGTAAGTAATGTACAAATATTGAAATGAACTCAAAGAACAGAGAAGAGGAACaagaatatgtataaattaaatgaaaagaaaagagcatTTACAACTCATGAGTCCACCATATGTGTATTAATTGCATGAGTCTCTGAAAGAATTTCTTGaaaaggttcttgattttcctTTTACATGTTTCCTTTTCCCCGCTTTCAATAGTTATGACTGAGTTTAAAGCTCTAGAGGTAGTTTTAGGAGAACGGAGGATGGAGTTCTCATTAGTGGGTCGACGGTCGTCAAGCTGCTGTTAGTTCAATCTATCATTGCTGGTTGCAGGGAAGCACTGGTACAAAATAAATCTCAAGGATAATATTTGTCTGAGGCAAGGAAAATCTTGCCATTCTAGTGCCTGGTATTTGCTTTTCAGATCCAGTCTCATTATAtgctaggtgatttcttctcacCCAGAGTTACTCAATACCTATGCTAGTAGAGGAGGTAGGTGGAATAGTCGAGGTGTGCAGCTAGGCTGGACACCACGGTTTTTGAAAATACAAAAGATGGTTTCATTTTACCTATAAGTTACTTCCTTGGAGAACTTTGAAAGTGGTAATAATCAAGGCTTTGTGGTTGGTAAATGGTAATTGCTGTGAAAAAGTTCAAAATCCGCTGTTGTTTCTTATACAATCATGACAGCTGTTGGTTCCATTACATAGATAAAAATCTTGAGTATGCAATTTTGTCGCAACTGATTCCATTTAAGGTACGGTTGGTATGAATTTGATGTTATATATAATAGGACGTTTTGGAttcatgtatttttttatttttttttgtttcttctccCAGACATCGAGGCCCGAGTATAATCAGATATTGCAGAAGAAACCTGGTGGACCTGATTCGTGACCTTAGTTATTGATATTCTTGTGTATCTACCTGTATAATACAGcaaaaatttaatttccttcttATCTTAGCAAATGTTTAACAGTTAGTTGTGGTCCTTGGACCAAAAAAGTGTTCTCATCTCTTTTTTTCAGTAGCTTGATAATGAAATTTTTGGTTTCCATGTATGAGGTACTGACTGATATTGTTGTAAGAACAAATGCCTTATTTCCTCTTGGAAAGGCAAACTGATTTCTAAGTTGTCTAATTACCTACTATAAATAGATAAACAGCTTACTTCTTAACTGAATATGTACATCATCCTAATGCTGCACATATCCTTCTCTGAAATAAATCTTGCTACTTTCAGAACTGACATGCTCCAGGATGATTTGATGTCAAGAAGCTGAGAATTGTTCCCTCAACCAGTCCATAATCTGTTGAATAATATGTGGCTTTTGAGATATCAGTGGTGATGATCACCTTTGGATATGCACTAAAGGACCAGTCCATAATTTGATGAATCATAGGTGGCGGTTGAGATATTGGTGGTAATGACCTTGGAATATGTGTTAAAGGGCCAATCAATAATCTGTTGAATGATAGGTGGCGGTTGAAATATCAGTGGTGGTAATTACTTTGGAGTATGCGCTAGTGTCCTTAACAAGCACTCTAGAACTGAAGATGAGAACAATCTTTCAATCGGTCCGTAATTTGTTGAATAATAGGCGCTAGTTGCAATATTCGTGGTGATAATCTCCTATGGGGTATGTGCTAGCGCCCTTAACATGCATTGTAGAACTCGCAAACGCTCGTGAAAATCTGAATATAGTCGGGGCCAGTACATGCAAAACAACCCACAAATGTGAGATGTACTAGCTTAATCGGATTTAAAATTCTGAATCACTTGTTGATAGGCTAGTAGAGTCAAGCTAGTGGAGCCTGGAGACATAATAATCATGTCATTATTATGGTAGTGTATTAGATTGTTGATCCTAAAACAAATTCTGTGAACAGGACATCTATATGCATGTCAAACTTACGGGACCCAAAGAAAGAAGTTAAATACGTGCTTCAGTCAAAATTCTAATCACCTCTATTTTTTCTTGAGACTTCCCAAGAAGCCATTTTCAAGATATTGGTGAAAATAAGAATGTTTTctgattttatttcttcatccTCTTTCTCAGTTTAACTCCATGGATGGTAGTTTGACAAAGCAATATCAGTCTCGAGATCAAATACAGGAAAAGGATTGCAGTATGTTGACAGTAGGgcaaaaatattttaacttgATGAATCCTCTGGTAAAACTGCAATTTGATCGACTGAtatcatcttttattttcttctggCAAATCCACTAGCACGACAAGAGCATAACAACTCGAGGGATAGTGGAGCCTCTTTGAAAGTTTACTCAAAAACCAGGAATAGAAATTTGCTTACTGTCAGCTGATTTTTttcttcacacacacatacccACACCCCACTCCGAACTCTGAAATCATACAGAGAATATCTAATGCACTGAGCAGTCACCACGAAGCTAGATGCACTAGTCCAGCAAATGTCTCAAGTACTTTCTGTTCTGAAAGaagaaaacagaaaaagaagCATTTCAACATGAATTTACAAATGACTTGGTGAAGAAAATTGATAAAGCTGGAACATGTAAGGAAGAATATCCTAGGTTATCATCAAAAATTCCACAGAAGAAAAATAAGGGAGTATCATTTATCACAAAAATCAATAGATACCAAAAGAGTAAAGAGAGTTGACTAATATATAAACTATTTAAGTCTTGAAACCAAAAGAATGTTAAGTACAAGTGTATAACCATAATATTTAGCTGAGCAAGAACCTATGCCAACACTAATCAATACCTAAACGTatagaaaaatagtttaaatcCGGTTAGAAGAGATCAAATTTTGTCAGATGGCATAGATCCCAACAtggccaaaagaaaaggaaatttacTCTCACTCCTACTAATCATTGAATAAATGCTAAATTACTTTTGTTCCTTCCAT contains:
- the LOC132059034 gene encoding uncharacterized protein LOC132059034; translation: MSATISGVLFPFLFFVLFISSHSAPISQGKGSEMVPLIEPGKAEKMMIMLNNTRRKLGSFQICALCTCCGGARSVCLPTPCCYAINCNIPNRPFGTCSFTPKTCNCFGCHY